A genomic segment from Polyangium mundeleinium encodes:
- the dnaA gene encoding chromosomal replication initiator protein DnaA, translated as MTTSRDESRAIFERAIEHTRGLSPATFDQWFGGVQFDDLTDGVLSLRVQNEFVLEWVKTNFLPTITDKIRELTGWSVQVAWTIDQHLEAPIANVPQMPPVRPRSLVVRSSTNPPAAPASPSAPVAAEPRAPASAPTPLRRPALPDDLNPKHTFATFVVGPSNQLAHAAAIAAAGGGGRRYNPLFICGGTGLGKTHLVHAIAHRVLDERPGARIIYVSAERFTNDFITAIQHHRMDDFRAKYRVHCDLLLVDDIQFLAGREQTQEEFFHTFNALHGLDRQIVVTSDKYPQNLERMEERLVSRFSWGLVADIQAPELETRVAIVRNKAALEGIVLPDDVALYLAQVIRSNVRELEGTLIRLAAKSSLTGRPVDLAFARAEITAATPRAQIMSVEDIQRAVCHHFHLRSIDLTSKDRHKSIAFARHVAMYLCKQRLKVSFPEIGRAFGNRDHTTVMSAVRKIEAQRDTDPQVRAHLEALERKLAGDS; from the coding sequence ATGACCACTTCGAGAGACGAATCGCGAGCGATTTTCGAACGGGCGATCGAGCATACGCGCGGGCTTTCCCCTGCGACGTTCGATCAGTGGTTCGGCGGCGTGCAGTTCGACGACCTCACGGACGGGGTCCTCTCGCTCCGGGTGCAGAACGAGTTCGTTCTCGAGTGGGTCAAGACCAATTTCCTACCCACGATCACCGACAAGATCCGTGAGCTCACCGGCTGGAGCGTCCAGGTCGCCTGGACCATCGACCAGCACCTCGAGGCTCCCATCGCGAACGTCCCGCAGATGCCGCCCGTGCGCCCCCGCTCCCTCGTCGTGCGTAGCTCGACGAATCCGCCGGCCGCGCCCGCATCCCCGAGCGCGCCCGTCGCCGCCGAGCCGCGCGCCCCGGCGTCCGCGCCGACACCGCTACGCAGGCCCGCCCTGCCCGATGATCTGAACCCGAAGCACACCTTCGCGACGTTCGTCGTCGGCCCCTCGAACCAGCTCGCCCACGCGGCTGCGATCGCGGCCGCGGGCGGCGGCGGCAGGCGGTACAACCCGCTCTTCATCTGCGGCGGCACCGGGCTCGGCAAGACCCACCTCGTCCACGCGATCGCGCACCGCGTCCTCGACGAGCGCCCGGGCGCCCGCATCATCTACGTCTCCGCCGAGCGCTTCACGAACGACTTCATCACGGCCATCCAGCACCACCGGATGGACGACTTCCGCGCGAAGTACCGCGTCCACTGCGACCTGCTCCTCGTCGACGACATCCAGTTCCTCGCCGGCCGCGAGCAGACGCAGGAAGAGTTCTTCCACACGTTCAACGCGCTCCACGGCCTCGATCGGCAGATCGTCGTGACGAGCGACAAGTACCCGCAGAACCTCGAGCGCATGGAGGAGCGGCTCGTCTCGCGCTTCTCATGGGGCCTCGTCGCCGACATCCAGGCGCCCGAGCTCGAGACGCGCGTGGCGATCGTGCGCAACAAGGCCGCGCTCGAGGGCATCGTCCTGCCCGACGACGTCGCGCTCTACCTTGCCCAGGTGATCCGCTCGAACGTGCGCGAGCTCGAAGGCACCCTGATCCGCCTCGCCGCCAAGTCCTCGCTCACGGGCCGCCCCGTGGATCTCGCCTTCGCCCGCGCCGAGATCACGGCCGCCACGCCCCGCGCGCAGATCATGAGCGTCGAGGACATCCAGCGCGCGGTCTGCCACCATTTCCACCTTCGCTCGATCGATTTGACCTCCAAGGACCGCCACAAGAGCATCGCCTTCGCGCGGCACGTGGCGATGTACCTGTGCAAGCAGCGGCTCAAGGTCTCGTTCCCCGAGATCGGCCGTGCATTCGGCAACCGCGACCACACGACCGTCATGAGCGCCGTCCGGAAGATCGAGGCCCAGCGCGACACCGACCCGCAGGTCCGCGCCCACCTCGAAGCCCTGGAGCGCAAGCTCGCCGGCGATTCCTGA
- the miaE gene encoding tRNA isopentenyl-2-thiomethyl-A-37 hydroxylase MiaE, translating to MLCLTRPTDPAWATLALADLATLLRDHAHCEMKAASNALSLAARWPERTEVARALVELAEEELRHFRGVLDELTRRGLTLGKPEVDVYAAELRKAIGVGRKGAPEDPLVDRLLVGAVIEARSCERFRLLCEALRSRGDEPELLAFYEELFACEARHYRTFVDLATSVKADPAAVRARLEEIARAEGRLVEVLGKEPTVHG from the coding sequence GTGCTCTGCCTGACCCGACCGACCGATCCCGCCTGGGCGACCTTGGCCCTCGCAGACCTCGCCACCCTGCTCCGGGATCACGCGCACTGCGAGATGAAGGCGGCGTCGAACGCGCTGTCGCTGGCGGCGCGCTGGCCCGAGCGGACGGAGGTGGCGCGCGCGCTCGTCGAGCTCGCCGAAGAGGAGCTGCGTCATTTCCGGGGCGTGCTCGACGAGCTCACCCGCCGGGGTCTCACACTCGGCAAGCCCGAGGTCGACGTCTACGCAGCCGAGCTGCGCAAGGCGATCGGCGTCGGTCGCAAGGGCGCGCCGGAGGATCCGCTCGTCGATCGGCTGCTCGTCGGCGCCGTGATCGAGGCGCGCTCGTGCGAGCGGTTTCGTCTCCTCTGCGAGGCCTTGCGGTCGCGCGGCGACGAGCCCGAGCTGCTCGCGTTCTACGAGGAGCTCTTCGCTTGCGAGGCGCGGCATTACCGAACGTTCGTCGACCTCGCGACGAGCGTGAAGGCGGATCCTGCCGCCGTGCGCGCGCGCCTCGAAGAGATCGCGCGGGCCGAGGGGAGGCTCGTCGAGGTGCTCGGCAAAGAGCCCACTGTGCACGGGTGA
- a CDS encoding thioredoxin-like domain-containing protein, with product MRWITPLALLVATSACASPPPAPVTTPAPKIALPVLDAAPKETSAPKESLLLPLGDRPSIPEWNGATAWLNVDRPLRRDALRGHVVVVDFWTSCCINCLHTLSTLAAIERRFAKEPVLVVGVHSPKFDEEKNAARLRDTLRDLEILHPVAVDANMTIWDAWGVRAWPTVALIDAEGRLAWVGSGEPDPADLSGAVEEALAEGRSSNVLAKAPIEGLRPDRGPAGVLRYPGKVLALQNGGLAISDTGHHRIVLTNAAGTVEAVFGSGEAGATDGAAERATFQRPQGLTEVGADLYVADTGNHLIRKIDRNTRQVTTVAGTGELGAEPLGLQEHTGRTAPLRSPWDLLHHKGSIYVALAGSHQIAVFDPKMGTVRLYAGSGREAREDGPAQAAAFAQPSALATDDKSLFVLDSETSSVRAIDFATAAVRTVIGVDLFVFGDVDGEAAKARLQHPIGMTYGQGALWVADSYNGKVKRVDPAKGTTRTVLTGLAEPAGITVAGKDLVIADTNKSRIVRRAITGSGEAAPVAFAGLTPPKAP from the coding sequence ATGCGCTGGATCACGCCCCTTGCGCTGCTCGTTGCCACGAGCGCCTGCGCCTCCCCTCCCCCTGCGCCCGTCACGACGCCCGCTCCGAAGATCGCGTTGCCTGTCCTCGACGCGGCTCCGAAGGAGACGAGCGCGCCCAAGGAGAGCTTGCTCCTGCCGCTGGGCGATCGGCCTTCGATCCCAGAATGGAACGGCGCGACGGCGTGGCTGAACGTGGATCGGCCGCTGCGTCGCGACGCGCTGCGTGGTCACGTGGTGGTGGTCGACTTCTGGACGAGCTGCTGCATCAACTGCCTGCACACGCTCTCCACGCTGGCCGCGATCGAGCGGCGTTTTGCGAAAGAGCCCGTGCTCGTCGTGGGCGTGCATTCGCCCAAGTTCGACGAAGAGAAAAACGCGGCGCGCCTGCGCGACACGCTGCGTGATCTGGAGATCCTCCACCCCGTCGCCGTCGACGCGAACATGACGATCTGGGACGCGTGGGGCGTGCGCGCGTGGCCCACGGTCGCGCTGATCGACGCGGAAGGAAGGCTCGCGTGGGTGGGCTCAGGCGAGCCGGATCCAGCCGACCTCAGCGGCGCGGTCGAAGAGGCGCTCGCCGAAGGGCGGTCCTCGAACGTGCTCGCAAAGGCGCCGATCGAAGGGCTGCGGCCCGATCGCGGTCCGGCGGGCGTCTTGCGATATCCGGGCAAGGTGCTCGCGCTGCAGAACGGTGGCCTCGCCATCTCCGACACGGGCCATCACCGCATCGTGCTGACGAACGCCGCGGGCACAGTGGAAGCCGTATTCGGATCGGGCGAAGCGGGCGCGACGGACGGAGCTGCGGAGCGCGCGACGTTCCAGCGTCCGCAGGGGCTCACGGAGGTCGGCGCCGATCTCTACGTCGCCGATACGGGTAACCACCTGATCCGCAAGATCGATCGCAACACGCGGCAGGTCACCACGGTCGCCGGCACGGGCGAGCTCGGCGCCGAGCCGCTCGGCTTGCAGGAGCACACCGGGCGAACGGCCCCGCTGCGCTCGCCGTGGGATCTGTTGCACCACAAAGGATCGATCTACGTCGCGCTCGCCGGCTCGCATCAGATCGCGGTCTTCGATCCGAAAATGGGCACGGTGCGCCTCTACGCGGGCAGCGGGCGCGAGGCGCGCGAGGACGGGCCGGCCCAGGCCGCCGCGTTCGCCCAGCCGAGCGCGCTCGCCACCGACGACAAGAGCCTCTTCGTGCTCGACAGCGAAACCTCGAGCGTCCGCGCGATCGACTTCGCGACGGCCGCTGTGCGCACCGTGATCGGTGTCGACCTCTTCGTGTTCGGCGACGTCGACGGCGAGGCCGCAAAGGCGCGGCTGCAGCACCCGATCGGCATGACGTACGGACAAGGCGCGTTGTGGGTCGCCGATTCGTACAACGGCAAGGTCAAGCGCGTGGACCCGGCGAAGGGTACGACGCGCACGGTGCTCACGGGCCTCGCCGAGCCGGCCGGGATCACGGTCGCGGGCAAGGACCTCGTCATCGCCGACACGAACAAGAGCCGCATCGTGCGGCGCGCGATCACCGGCAGCGGCGAGGCCGCGCCCGTGGCCTTCGCGGGCCTCACGCCTCCCAAGGCGCCGTGA
- a CDS encoding PIN domain-containing protein, translating to MGYLFDTATLAEVLRTVPSRLLVKRLSGVPTSERWTTSITVSQILIAARRTRHPKLMQDVIRLVAAVKVAPFDTLAAQSFAKLRTTVAPDVDTDDVMIAAIAVTHDFTLVTRRPAAFRIYPHLRVEDWTL from the coding sequence GTGGGTTACCTCTTCGATACGGCCACGCTGGCCGAGGTTCTCCGTACGGTCCCTTCGCGCCTGCTCGTCAAGCGCCTCTCCGGCGTGCCGACCTCGGAGCGCTGGACGACGTCGATCACGGTCAGCCAGATCCTGATCGCCGCGCGCCGCACGCGGCACCCGAAGCTCATGCAGGACGTCATCCGCCTCGTCGCGGCAGTGAAGGTCGCGCCCTTCGACACGCTTGCGGCGCAGTCCTTCGCCAAGCTCCGCACGACCGTGGCGCCCGACGTCGACACCGACGACGTCATGATCGCGGCCATCGCCGTCACGCACGACTTCACACTCGTGACCCGCAGGCCCGCTGCGTTCCGCATCTATCCGCACCTGCGCGTCGAGGACTGGACGCTCTGA
- a CDS encoding ATP synthase F0 subunit B, with the protein MTPVLPASRADRDIEALRRPPDPVNHLASAKLFASAINVDFDPTFIAQFILFTTFVVVLRPLLFDPLLRVFEEREKRTEGAKDDARKMDAKAGELLTKYEAELEKVRREANLEREKLRREAKELETKIMGEARDEATRILESGKTRIAAEVEQMRKELKDAQPALAAEIASRVLGREVGR; encoded by the coding sequence ATGACCCCTGTCCTCCCCGCCTCTCGCGCCGATCGAGACATCGAGGCCCTCCGGAGACCGCCGGATCCCGTGAACCACCTCGCCTCAGCCAAGCTCTTCGCCTCGGCGATCAACGTCGATTTCGACCCGACGTTCATTGCCCAGTTCATCCTTTTCACGACGTTCGTCGTCGTGCTGCGGCCCTTGCTTTTCGATCCGCTGCTCCGCGTCTTCGAGGAGCGTGAGAAGCGCACCGAAGGCGCCAAGGACGACGCGCGCAAGATGGACGCGAAGGCCGGCGAGCTGCTCACGAAGTACGAGGCGGAGCTCGAGAAGGTCCGGCGCGAGGCGAACCTCGAGCGCGAGAAGCTGCGCCGCGAGGCCAAGGAGCTCGAGACGAAGATCATGGGCGAGGCGCGCGACGAGGCGACGCGCATCCTGGAGTCGGGCAAGACGCGGATCGCCGCGGAGGTCGAGCAGATGAGGAAGGAGCTGAAGGACGCGCAGCCGGCGCTCGCCGCTGAGATCGCGTCTCGGGTCCTCGGTCGGGAGGTCGGTCGATGA
- a CDS encoding serine/threonine-protein kinase → MERQFGRYVLLERLGAGGMAEVWKAKSFGALGFEKTLALKRILPELAREPELLEMFVHEAKLSVRLSHANIVQVFDLGFVEQEGEPPGYYIAMEYVAGLDLATLLARFRRTKTRLPFGMAVFVAAEVAKALDHAHRRRDEQGKPLGIVHRDVSPQNILVSWEGEVKVTDFGIAKAKGFMREDEHAGESVLRVRGKLSYMSPEQSLAQPLDGRSDLFSLGTVLYELVAGTNPFAGAGDAETLRRVRAAEAPPLELARSDVPRELAAIVRRLLTRRPEERVADAGRLHEQLLGYFYATGDRFGSNDLAELVAPFHDDARKGPEIEAGSVLGDPQGTEQERTPVEVPTTSASLKVAAENVATANFFEPVGERREGTVLVVAGTCRIPALPFDVEGAREVITRYGGVILEQEPSQVVALFGLEDADGRDTEAAVRAALVILRAQKGRGASAGVHVGRVLVDARGVPIVDARLGTLVTQAQGLARAVAEQVAASHPAARIVRGAFGFDELPDGAGSVPEGGRVITSARPPIGTSGKFVGRQEELRRIGEILAAATRKRAQVITILGEKGIGKTRLCAEIERRLGRGNWSVGFYAASCPPSGAELPWSGLQAMLQVLCGVQEGDGEQAILATLPRLRALGLQEEESSAVLRQLGARIGDRPSRHVGGMGTALRAAFTRMVHKLCEDRIHCFAWDDAQAMDAATAEAIASVASRNEGAASAIRAVFLLATRTAPPSVLLPLARHHVVALGPLGGEESERLVAERIGVRAAPRELAAFCRERAAGHPLFIEELLKELVDARAVEVEDGRVRLRLDGARAVPRALRTLMEARVSRLPQRERGALNAAAILGDPVHTQVLAALLGESFSVVDRGIGELVARGFLRSAGPAEVSFPSPMHGEIVLDTIPHEARRDLHGKAADAYRAVFGDEVAEAHGERVGTHLYHAGDRDRAATFYARAASHRVRLCQLEPGIRLLLRAIDLADLDRRPATEIASWLRELCSAVLPVRAAPSLEDLSARALRRIDAAGTLEQRVAARVDVARALGAVNRFDRAYVEIDLAFKLAAQNEELQRRALVAEIDLGARSGDFARAARAADRLEAMGPAEDPRTLLAIAHVRAATGVAAAALLAIDRAEAKSPSGDPTLASEREKERVLVYAFMRDFRAASEASARAVELARAAGLRAEMAASLHNLGDTTRRLGDFPRAYATLTESLQIAEEAGYERIASLNRVHLAYLDGQSGKPGAEVRIRELVKYAEARGYHADALEGRSLLASLLAEHGARDEARRELELVLRMADAYGNGFIADDAREALAKLG, encoded by the coding sequence TTGGAGAGACAGTTCGGGCGTTACGTGCTCCTCGAGCGGCTCGGCGCCGGGGGGATGGCCGAAGTCTGGAAGGCGAAGAGCTTCGGCGCCTTGGGCTTCGAGAAGACGCTCGCGCTGAAGCGCATTCTGCCGGAGCTCGCGCGCGAGCCCGAGCTGCTCGAGATGTTCGTGCACGAGGCGAAGCTCTCGGTGCGCCTCTCGCACGCGAACATCGTGCAGGTCTTCGATCTCGGCTTCGTCGAGCAGGAGGGCGAGCCGCCGGGTTACTACATCGCGATGGAGTACGTCGCGGGGCTCGATCTCGCGACGCTGCTCGCGCGGTTTCGCCGGACGAAGACGCGGCTGCCGTTCGGCATGGCCGTGTTCGTCGCGGCTGAGGTGGCGAAGGCGCTCGATCACGCGCACCGAAGGCGCGACGAGCAAGGCAAGCCGCTCGGCATCGTGCACCGCGACGTCTCGCCGCAGAACATCCTCGTGTCCTGGGAAGGCGAGGTGAAGGTCACGGACTTCGGCATCGCGAAGGCCAAAGGCTTCATGCGCGAGGACGAGCATGCGGGCGAATCCGTGCTGCGCGTCCGCGGAAAACTCTCGTACATGAGCCCGGAGCAGTCGCTCGCGCAGCCGCTCGACGGCAGGAGTGATCTGTTCTCGCTCGGCACGGTGCTCTACGAGCTCGTCGCCGGGACGAACCCATTCGCCGGCGCGGGCGACGCCGAGACGCTCCGGCGCGTGCGCGCGGCCGAGGCGCCTCCACTCGAGCTCGCTCGGTCCGACGTACCACGAGAGCTCGCGGCGATCGTGCGGCGCCTGCTCACGCGGCGACCTGAGGAGCGCGTGGCCGACGCGGGCCGGCTACACGAGCAGCTCCTCGGATACTTTTACGCGACGGGTGATCGTTTTGGTTCAAACGATCTCGCCGAGCTCGTCGCGCCGTTCCACGACGATGCGCGGAAGGGACCCGAGATCGAGGCAGGCTCGGTGCTCGGGGATCCGCAAGGCACAGAGCAGGAGCGGACGCCGGTCGAGGTGCCGACGACGTCGGCGTCGTTGAAGGTCGCGGCAGAGAACGTCGCGACGGCGAATTTTTTTGAGCCCGTGGGCGAGCGGCGTGAGGGGACGGTGCTCGTGGTCGCGGGGACGTGCCGCATTCCGGCGCTGCCGTTCGATGTGGAGGGCGCGCGCGAGGTGATCACGCGGTATGGCGGGGTGATCCTGGAGCAGGAGCCCTCGCAGGTCGTGGCGCTCTTCGGGCTGGAAGACGCGGACGGTCGCGACACGGAGGCGGCCGTGCGTGCTGCGCTGGTGATCCTTCGTGCTCAAAAGGGTCGGGGGGCATCGGCGGGCGTTCACGTGGGGCGCGTACTCGTGGATGCGCGCGGTGTGCCGATCGTCGACGCGCGGCTCGGGACGCTGGTCACGCAGGCGCAGGGGCTCGCGCGCGCGGTCGCGGAGCAGGTCGCAGCCTCCCACCCGGCGGCGCGGATCGTGCGCGGGGCGTTTGGCTTCGACGAGCTGCCGGACGGCGCGGGCTCGGTGCCGGAGGGCGGGCGCGTGATCACCTCGGCGCGCCCGCCGATCGGGACGAGCGGCAAGTTCGTCGGGAGGCAGGAGGAGCTGCGCCGCATCGGCGAGATCCTCGCGGCCGCGACGCGCAAGCGCGCGCAGGTGATCACGATCCTCGGCGAGAAGGGCATCGGCAAGACGCGGCTCTGCGCCGAGATCGAGCGACGGCTCGGGCGCGGCAACTGGTCGGTCGGGTTTTACGCAGCGAGCTGCCCGCCGAGCGGCGCCGAGCTCCCGTGGAGCGGGCTGCAGGCGATGTTGCAGGTGCTCTGCGGCGTGCAGGAAGGCGACGGCGAGCAGGCGATTCTCGCGACCTTGCCGCGGCTCCGCGCGCTCGGCCTGCAAGAGGAGGAGTCGTCGGCGGTGCTGCGCCAGCTCGGCGCGCGGATCGGCGATCGGCCCTCGCGCCACGTCGGCGGGATGGGCACGGCGCTGCGCGCGGCGTTCACGCGCATGGTGCACAAGCTCTGCGAGGATCGGATCCACTGCTTCGCGTGGGACGACGCGCAGGCGATGGATGCGGCGACGGCAGAGGCGATCGCGAGCGTGGCGAGCCGCAACGAGGGCGCGGCGTCGGCCATCCGCGCGGTGTTCCTGCTCGCGACACGCACGGCGCCGCCGAGCGTGCTTTTGCCGCTCGCGCGTCACCACGTGGTCGCGCTCGGTCCGCTCGGCGGCGAGGAGAGCGAACGCCTCGTGGCCGAGCGAATCGGCGTGCGCGCGGCGCCTCGTGAGCTCGCCGCGTTCTGCCGCGAGCGCGCCGCGGGGCATCCGCTCTTCATCGAGGAGCTCTTGAAGGAGCTCGTGGACGCGCGCGCCGTGGAGGTCGAGGACGGCCGCGTCCGCCTGCGGCTCGACGGCGCGCGCGCGGTGCCGCGAGCGCTGCGCACGCTCATGGAGGCGCGCGTGAGCCGCCTGCCGCAGCGCGAGCGTGGGGCGCTGAACGCCGCGGCGATCCTCGGCGATCCGGTGCACACGCAGGTGCTCGCGGCGCTGCTCGGCGAGAGTTTTTCCGTCGTCGATCGAGGGATCGGCGAGCTCGTCGCGCGAGGCTTCTTGCGCTCGGCCGGCCCCGCGGAAGTGAGCTTCCCGTCGCCGATGCACGGCGAGATCGTCCTCGACACGATCCCGCACGAGGCGCGGCGTGATCTACACGGCAAGGCAGCCGATGCGTACCGCGCCGTGTTCGGCGACGAGGTCGCCGAGGCGCACGGCGAGCGCGTCGGGACCCACCTCTACCATGCGGGCGATCGCGACCGCGCTGCCACGTTTTACGCACGCGCGGCTTCACATCGCGTGCGCCTCTGCCAGCTCGAACCCGGCATCCGCCTGCTGCTCCGCGCGATCGACCTCGCCGATCTCGATCGTCGCCCCGCGACCGAGATCGCGAGCTGGCTGCGCGAGCTCTGCTCCGCGGTCCTGCCCGTGCGCGCGGCGCCTTCGCTGGAGGATCTTTCCGCGCGGGCGCTGCGTCGGATCGATGCGGCGGGCACGCTCGAGCAGCGCGTCGCCGCCCGGGTCGATGTCGCGCGCGCACTCGGCGCCGTGAACCGCTTCGATCGGGCGTACGTCGAGATCGACCTCGCGTTCAAGCTCGCCGCGCAGAACGAAGAGCTCCAGCGTCGCGCGCTCGTCGCCGAGATCGATCTCGGCGCGCGCAGTGGTGATTTCGCCCGCGCGGCGCGCGCCGCCGATCGGCTCGAAGCCATGGGGCCGGCCGAGGATCCGCGCACGCTCCTCGCCATCGCTCACGTACGCGCCGCGACCGGCGTCGCTGCAGCGGCGCTGCTCGCGATCGATCGCGCCGAGGCGAAGAGCCCGAGCGGTGATCCCACGCTCGCGAGCGAGCGCGAGAAGGAGCGCGTGCTCGTGTACGCCTTCATGCGCGATTTTCGCGCTGCGTCTGAGGCCTCGGCGCGCGCGGTCGAGCTCGCCCGTGCCGCGGGGCTGCGCGCCGAGATGGCTGCGTCCTTGCACAACCTCGGCGACACCACGCGGCGCCTCGGCGACTTTCCGCGCGCCTACGCCACGCTCACCGAGTCGCTGCAAATCGCCGAGGAGGCGGGCTACGAGCGCATCGCATCGCTCAACCGCGTCCACCTCGCGTACCTCGACGGGCAGAGCGGCAAGCCGGGAGCCGAGGTGCGGATCCGCGAGCTCGTGAAGTACGCCGAGGCGCGCGGCTACCACGCCGATGCGCTCGAAGGCCGCTCGCTTCTGGCCTCGCTCCTCGCCGAGCACGGCGCGCGGGACGAGGCGAGGCGCGAGCTCGAGCTCGTGCTTCGGATGGCCGACGCCTATGGCAACGGCTTCATCGCCGACGACGCGCGCGAGGCGCTCGCAAAGCTCGGTTAG
- a CDS encoding F0F1 ATP synthase subunit B family protein, protein MMSRRLAKVAFPLAVGLAGATAFAQTNPNQGLPAGHPPLDVPPGQARPAPGQMGRPMPGQGMPGQGMPGRPGFPPGMQRSQPQRAPEPAHAEAGGHGGGHGGHCPGHGPHDVPHFDQINWWHGMISVNNEKAVQPGFVNKLLWRYENHADPCDPKNEPPPFLAAILNIGVLGFILYRFGKKPIGDALVKRKQSIMSEIDNAARLKNEAQKRLDEYEGKFEQMAETLTALKAEYAAQAELEKKHIIAEAEERRARMRRDAEFRIDQELRTARIELMREAVQGATTAAEEIIRSRTAQADLDRMSEDYLTSVREALASSGPAGGAR, encoded by the coding sequence ATGATGTCGCGAAGGCTTGCGAAGGTCGCCTTCCCGCTTGCGGTGGGGCTCGCGGGCGCGACGGCGTTCGCGCAGACGAACCCGAACCAGGGGCTGCCGGCGGGGCATCCGCCGCTCGACGTCCCGCCGGGCCAGGCGCGGCCGGCGCCGGGACAGATGGGCCGACCGATGCCTGGGCAAGGGATGCCGGGGCAGGGGATGCCGGGGCGTCCTGGGTTCCCCCCGGGCATGCAGAGGTCGCAGCCGCAGCGCGCGCCCGAGCCGGCGCACGCCGAGGCGGGTGGCCATGGCGGTGGGCACGGTGGGCATTGCCCCGGCCATGGCCCGCACGACGTGCCGCACTTCGACCAGATCAACTGGTGGCACGGCATGATCTCGGTGAACAACGAGAAGGCCGTCCAGCCGGGCTTCGTGAACAAGCTCCTCTGGCGGTACGAGAACCATGCGGATCCCTGCGATCCGAAGAACGAGCCGCCGCCCTTCCTCGCGGCGATCCTGAACATCGGCGTGCTCGGGTTCATCCTCTACCGCTTCGGCAAGAAGCCGATCGGCGATGCGCTCGTGAAGCGCAAGCAGTCGATCATGTCGGAGATCGACAACGCGGCGCGTCTGAAGAACGAGGCGCAGAAGCGGCTCGACGAGTACGAGGGCAAGTTCGAGCAGATGGCCGAGACGCTCACGGCGCTGAAGGCCGAGTACGCGGCGCAGGCTGAGCTCGAGAAGAAGCACATCATCGCCGAGGCCGAGGAGCGCCGGGCGCGCATGCGCCGCGACGCCGAGTTCCGCATCGACCAGGAGCTCCGGACGGCGCGGATCGAGCTCATGCGCGAGGCGGTGCAGGGCGCGACGACGGCGGCCGAGGAGATCATCCGCAGCCGCACGGCGCAGGCCGATCTCGATCGGATGAGTGAGGATTACCTGACCTCGGTGCGTGAAGCGCTCGCTTCGAGCGGGCCTGCGGGAGGAGCGCGATGA